The following are encoded in a window of Mycolicibacterium tusciae JS617 genomic DNA:
- a CDS encoding serine/threonine-protein kinase PknH/PknJ: MALSPGTVVAGYTIEAVLGAGGMGTVYKARNPALPRSDALKVLSEGLSRDDHFRARFLREADLAATLDHPNIVTVYTRGETEDGQLWIAMQYVNGSDAEKETRARRMSPQRAVYIVGEVAKALDYAHRRQLLHRDVKPANFLLGSDDERVLLADFGIARALDDATNLTQTGMVVATIAYAAPESLSGYSVDGRADIYSLGCSLYNLLTGRTPFGDSGGMAATMAAHLNQPPPRATALVPALPPAVDRVLARAMAKNPNDRYPSAREFAAAAAQALDQSTVAVRTMPVTPLSPRPTWSGPSTGPGAHTYPSPQPTAPRFTGGQPPYPHERPSTIQPQPSARTGKFTGNRRRWGIGAGAAAVVAVVVVLVVAMSGGEGAESSATSPTSTTASSARTTTAAPSTPDPSSAPPAPANVDDAALPGLLLSANDVSGRMNKPGMTAMPTEYEPLAGSVTPPNCTGAWGPVYRATYDGSGFTGLVVQGVFADPTHKLVQAVTAFPDANAAKAFYDRQVVDWEGCKNTHIRFEYEGASTEADLGVPATTAGILTMKLNPTTSATTGQQCERNLAVRANVIVDVRACSPTVGSSGLSIASAIADKIK; this comes from the coding sequence GTGGCATTGAGTCCTGGCACGGTGGTGGCGGGTTACACCATCGAGGCTGTGCTGGGTGCCGGCGGAATGGGCACGGTCTACAAAGCGCGCAATCCCGCGTTGCCGCGCAGTGACGCGTTGAAGGTGCTCTCCGAAGGCCTGTCTCGAGACGATCACTTCCGCGCCCGGTTCCTGCGCGAGGCCGATCTGGCGGCGACGCTGGATCACCCCAATATCGTCACCGTCTACACCCGCGGGGAGACCGAGGACGGTCAGCTTTGGATCGCGATGCAGTACGTAAATGGCAGCGACGCCGAGAAGGAGACACGTGCCCGGCGGATGTCGCCGCAGCGTGCTGTGTACATCGTCGGTGAGGTGGCGAAGGCGCTGGACTACGCGCACCGGCGTCAGTTACTTCACCGCGACGTCAAGCCGGCCAACTTCCTGCTTGGCTCCGACGACGAACGAGTCCTTCTGGCGGACTTCGGGATTGCCCGCGCCCTCGATGACGCTACCAATCTGACCCAGACCGGGATGGTGGTCGCCACCATTGCCTACGCGGCGCCGGAAAGTCTGTCCGGGTACTCCGTCGACGGTCGCGCCGACATCTACTCGCTCGGTTGCTCGCTGTACAACCTGCTCACCGGGCGGACACCGTTCGGAGATTCCGGCGGTATGGCGGCGACCATGGCTGCGCACCTGAACCAGCCGCCACCGCGCGCCACCGCGCTGGTGCCCGCATTACCGCCGGCCGTCGACCGGGTGCTCGCGCGGGCAATGGCCAAGAATCCCAACGATCGCTATCCGTCAGCGCGTGAGTTCGCCGCTGCCGCAGCCCAAGCGCTCGACCAGTCCACCGTGGCGGTGCGCACGATGCCGGTCACTCCGCTGTCGCCGCGGCCGACGTGGTCGGGCCCCTCGACCGGTCCGGGCGCTCACACCTATCCCAGCCCCCAGCCCACGGCACCCCGTTTCACCGGTGGTCAGCCGCCTTATCCGCACGAGCGCCCCAGCACTATCCAGCCCCAGCCGTCGGCCCGCACCGGCAAGTTCACAGGCAACCGGCGCAGGTGGGGCATCGGCGCTGGGGCCGCTGCGGTCGTCGCGGTCGTCGTGGTGCTCGTCGTGGCGATGTCCGGCGGCGAGGGCGCCGAGTCGTCGGCAACCAGCCCCACTTCGACAACGGCGAGTTCCGCACGGACCACCACGGCCGCCCCCTCGACACCGGACCCCAGCAGCGCTCCGCCCGCTCCCGCGAACGTCGACGACGCCGCGCTGCCCGGACTCCTGCTTTCCGCCAACGATGTCAGTGGGCGGATGAACAAGCCCGGCATGACCGCCATGCCTACCGAATACGAGCCGCTGGCCGGTTCGGTCACGCCGCCCAATTGCACGGGGGCTTGGGGCCCGGTCTACCGGGCCACCTACGACGGGTCGGGCTTCACGGGGTTGGTTGTGCAGGGCGTCTTCGCGGATCCGACGCACAAGCTGGTGCAGGCTGTTACGGCTTTCCCAGATGCTAACGCCGCCAAAGCTTTCTACGACCGGCAGGTCGTCGACTGGGAGGGCTGCAAGAACACTCACATCAGGTTCGAGTACGAAGGCGCCTCGACCGAGGCCGACCTCGGCGTGCCCGCGACGACCGCAGGGATCCTGACCATGAAGCTCAATCCCACGACGTCGGCAACCACGGGCCAGCAGTGCGAACGAAATTTGGCGGTGCGCGCCAACGTCATCGTCGATGTACGTGCTTGCTCACCCACGGTCGGCAGCTCGGGCCTGTCGATCGCGAGCGCCATCGCCGACAAGATCAAGTAA
- a CDS encoding acyl-CoA thioesterase domain-containing protein, translating to MTTRESAVGTAQRSAFFTPDGDRFVPAPIARGPWGQTISGNYLGGLLGHVLERDAGEPELQPARLTVDLFRPAAMAPVRIDTSVARQGRRLKLVDAVVTQEDTVVARATGLFLRRGEQPADEVWTSPVTMPPIPPTPDPIPRGLTTLVWTYGREDHTPGPGFGLRAWEHAGPKYIWVRDIRPLVDGQPLTAFTRAAMAGDMASSLTHYGPSGLQFINADYTLTLSRLPEGPYLGLAALTHYSHAGVATGVATMVDEFGPIGSAAATALSNPGFNPPHP from the coding sequence ATGACGACTCGGGAAAGTGCTGTCGGCACAGCGCAGCGCAGCGCCTTCTTCACGCCCGACGGAGATCGGTTCGTGCCCGCGCCGATCGCGCGCGGCCCGTGGGGCCAGACAATCAGCGGCAACTATCTCGGCGGGCTGCTCGGCCACGTCCTCGAACGCGACGCGGGCGAGCCGGAGCTCCAACCGGCACGACTGACCGTCGACCTGTTTCGTCCCGCGGCGATGGCACCTGTCCGCATCGACACCAGCGTGGCCCGGCAGGGCCGCCGGCTGAAGTTGGTCGATGCGGTCGTAACCCAGGAGGACACTGTCGTCGCCCGCGCCACCGGGTTGTTTCTACGCCGGGGCGAACAACCGGCCGACGAGGTCTGGACATCGCCGGTGACCATGCCGCCGATTCCGCCGACACCGGATCCCATTCCCCGCGGGCTGACCACGCTCGTGTGGACCTACGGCAGGGAAGACCACACGCCTGGGCCGGGGTTCGGTCTGCGCGCGTGGGAACACGCAGGCCCGAAATACATCTGGGTGCGCGACATCCGCCCGCTGGTGGACGGCCAACCGCTGACCGCATTCACCCGCGCGGCCATGGCGGGTGACATGGCCAGTTCGCTAACCCATTACGGCCCAAGCGGTTTGCAGTTCATCAACGCCGACTACACCCTGACGCTCAGCCGACTCCCGGAGGGTCCGTACCTCGGCCTGGCCGCACTGACCCATTACAGTCACGCCGGCGTCGCGACCGGCGTCGCCACCATGGTCGATGAATTCGGTCCGATCGGCAGCGCGGCCGCCACCGCACTTTCGAACCCCGGCTTCAATCCGCCGCATCCATAG
- a CDS encoding GNAT family N-acetyltransferase translates to MATDKTGATTTVTKDADRFTISVDGTVAGFTEINDSDGRRTFPHTEVDDAFQGRGLASILIGEALQQTKDAGLRIVPVCSMVQGYVKKHPEFDDVVDAADA, encoded by the coding sequence ATGGCAACCGACAAGACCGGCGCGACCACCACCGTCACCAAGGACGCCGACCGCTTCACCATTTCGGTCGACGGCACCGTGGCAGGCTTCACCGAGATCAACGACAGCGACGGCCGGCGGACGTTCCCTCACACCGAGGTGGACGACGCTTTCCAGGGACGCGGCCTCGCATCGATCCTGATCGGCGAGGCGCTGCAGCAGACCAAGGATGCCGGACTGCGGATTGTGCCGGTGTGCTCGATGGTGCAGGGCTACGTGAAGAAGCACCCCGAGTTCGACGACGTGGTCGACGCCGCCGACGCTTAG
- a CDS encoding pirin family protein, whose product MSNTDPAPTEVACAPSSFTGVLRPREVPLGGPRAIRVRRTLPQRERSLIGAWCFADHYGPRDLRRNSGGTGMDVPPHPHTGLQTVSWLFRGEVEHRDSAGVHAMVRPGELNLMTAGAGICHSEVSTPATTVLHGAQLWVALPDSDRDTDRDFAHFAPSPQSLGDATLRVFLGELAHARSPVHTFTPLLGAQLDLEPGADLTLDVNRTYEHGVLLDQGNIEVAGTVLDIADLAFQPAGCDQLSIVNRGDGPARVLLLGGTPFPEQLVMWWNFVGRSHDDIATYRQQWQEHSDRFGSVEGYRGATTRLPAPPLPNATLRPRPNPAP is encoded by the coding sequence GTGAGCAACACCGACCCAGCACCCACCGAAGTCGCCTGTGCGCCATCATCTTTCACTGGCGTCCTGCGACCGCGCGAGGTGCCCCTGGGCGGGCCGCGGGCAATCCGGGTCCGGCGCACGCTGCCGCAGCGTGAACGGTCGCTCATCGGGGCATGGTGCTTCGCCGACCATTACGGTCCGCGCGACCTCCGCAGGAATTCCGGGGGGACCGGCATGGACGTTCCGCCGCATCCGCACACCGGGCTGCAGACCGTCAGCTGGCTGTTCCGCGGCGAGGTCGAGCACCGCGACAGCGCGGGCGTGCACGCAATGGTTAGGCCCGGCGAGCTGAACCTGATGACCGCAGGCGCGGGCATCTGCCACTCCGAAGTGTCCACACCGGCGACCACCGTCCTGCATGGCGCGCAGCTGTGGGTGGCGCTGCCCGACTCCGACCGCGACACCGACCGCGACTTCGCACACTTCGCCCCATCACCGCAATCGTTGGGCGACGCGACCCTGCGCGTCTTCCTCGGTGAGCTCGCCCACGCCCGCTCACCGGTGCACACCTTCACGCCGCTGCTCGGTGCGCAACTCGATCTCGAACCCGGCGCCGACCTGACGCTGGACGTCAACCGCACCTACGAGCACGGCGTATTGCTCGACCAGGGCAACATCGAGGTCGCGGGAACGGTGCTCGATATCGCGGACCTCGCATTCCAACCCGCCGGTTGCGACCAGCTGAGCATCGTCAACCGCGGCGACGGTCCCGCTCGCGTTCTACTCCTCGGCGGCACACCATTTCCCGAGCAGCTGGTCATGTGGTGGAACTTCGTCGGCCGCAGCCACGACGACATCGCAACCTACCGCCAACAATGGCAGGAACACAGCGACCGCTTCGGATCGGTCGAGGGCTACCGCGGCGCCACGACCCGGCTACCTGCTCCTCCCCTTCCGAATGCGACGTTGCGGCCGCGCCCCAACCCCGCCCCTTAG
- a CDS encoding WGxxGxxG family protein: MEKYAMRKAVAILGMTGALTFGGAGLAHATAYDSPAPATTTTLAQAQAEHEDDGDNTGLWGLAGLLGLLGLLGLKRRNDHVATAAAPGTTGYGNTPRA; this comes from the coding sequence ATGGAGAAGTACGCAATGCGAAAAGCAGTCGCAATTCTCGGTATGACCGGCGCGCTCACGTTCGGTGGAGCAGGCCTCGCGCACGCCACCGCATACGACAGCCCCGCCCCTGCCACGACCACCACTTTGGCCCAGGCCCAAGCAGAGCACGAAGACGACGGTGACAACACCGGCCTGTGGGGCCTCGCCGGGCTCCTCGGTCTCCTCGGTCTCCTCGGGCTGAAGCGCCGCAACGACCACGTCGCCACGGCTGCTGCGCCCGGAACGACCGGCTACGGCAACACGCCGCGCGCCTAG
- a CDS encoding EVE domain-containing protein, with product MTNWINTVSRGHVERGVRGRFTQANHGKPHMLRKIARGDWIIFYSPKTDYPEGEPLQAFTAIGQVADDEPYQTEVTPDLVPWRRNVDFLECTETPIRPLLEQLDFIEDTARWGYKFRSGVFKINDHDFEVLRSAMTSLEGPT from the coding sequence ATGACGAACTGGATAAACACGGTGAGCCGTGGCCACGTCGAGCGGGGGGTGCGGGGTCGCTTCACGCAGGCCAATCACGGCAAGCCGCATATGTTGCGCAAGATAGCACGCGGCGACTGGATCATCTTCTACTCGCCGAAGACGGACTATCCCGAAGGTGAACCGCTACAGGCCTTCACCGCAATCGGGCAGGTCGCGGACGATGAGCCTTATCAAACCGAGGTGACGCCCGACCTCGTGCCGTGGCGCCGCAACGTCGACTTTCTCGAGTGCACGGAGACGCCGATCCGCCCGCTACTCGAGCAGCTCGACTTCATCGAGGACACGGCGCGGTGGGGCTACAAGTTCCGCTCCGGGGTGTTCAAAATCAACGACCATGATTTCGAGGTGCTCCGTTCGGCAATGACCAGCCTGGAGGGCCCTACTTAG
- a CDS encoding DUF7218 family protein, producing the protein MAKDHGPSVKNDKQYEGLRKKGMSKSRAAAISNTPDASSKGGKSSGSAQSSRSSGSGSGGNQSQKKAAGRKGGKKSS; encoded by the coding sequence ATGGCGAAGGATCATGGACCGAGCGTCAAGAACGACAAGCAATACGAGGGCCTGCGAAAGAAGGGCATGAGCAAGTCGCGGGCGGCAGCGATCTCGAATACTCCTGACGCTTCCAGTAAGGGCGGGAAGAGTTCGGGCAGCGCTCAAAGCAGCCGCAGCAGCGGTAGCGGCAGCGGGGGCAACCAATCGCAGAAAAAGGCCGCTGGCCGCAAGGGTGGAAAGAAGTCGAGCTAG
- a CDS encoding SDR family oxidoreductase — MGFPKQQQEVPGVQSAMDPVPDCGEHTYRGSGRLTGKRAVITGGDSGIGRAVAIAYAREGADVLIAYLNEDEDAAEVARLVEDAGRKCVLVRGDLAEPAHCRAVIDRAAEEFGGIDVVVSNAAFQMSHDSLEEISDEEWDYTFRLNVGAYFHLVKAALPHMGPGASVIGSSSVNSDMPSPALAPYAATKAAIANFSASLAQLLGDKGIRVNSVAPGPIWTPLIPATMPEEKVANFGDNTPLGRAGQPAELAAVYVLLASDDGSYISGARVAVTGGRPIL; from the coding sequence ATGGGATTTCCGAAACAGCAGCAAGAAGTTCCCGGCGTGCAGTCGGCGATGGATCCGGTTCCGGACTGCGGGGAACACACCTACCGCGGGTCGGGCCGGCTGACGGGTAAACGCGCGGTGATCACCGGGGGCGATAGCGGCATTGGTCGCGCCGTGGCCATCGCTTATGCCCGCGAGGGCGCCGACGTGCTGATCGCCTATCTGAACGAAGACGAAGATGCCGCCGAGGTAGCCAGACTCGTCGAGGACGCCGGCCGCAAGTGTGTATTGGTGCGTGGCGACTTGGCCGAGCCGGCCCACTGCCGAGCGGTGATCGACCGTGCCGCAGAGGAGTTCGGCGGAATCGACGTGGTGGTCAGCAACGCAGCGTTCCAGATGAGTCACGACTCCCTCGAGGAAATCAGCGACGAGGAGTGGGACTATACGTTCCGGCTCAACGTGGGTGCCTACTTTCACTTGGTGAAGGCTGCCTTGCCGCACATGGGTCCCGGAGCATCTGTCATCGGCAGTTCTTCGGTGAACTCCGATATGCCTTCCCCCGCACTTGCGCCGTACGCGGCGACCAAGGCCGCGATTGCCAACTTCTCCGCTAGCCTGGCTCAACTGCTGGGAGACAAGGGTATTCGGGTGAACAGCGTCGCGCCCGGGCCGATCTGGACACCGCTGATTCCAGCCACCATGCCCGAGGAGAAGGTCGCCAACTTCGGCGACAACACACCACTGGGTCGGGCTGGTCAGCCTGCCGAGCTTGCGGCGGTGTACGTGCTGCTGGCCTCGGATGACGGCAGTTACATATCCGGTGCGCGGGTGGCTGTCACCGGCGGCCGACCGATCCTCTGA
- a CDS encoding STAS domain-containing protein yields MAALGSVKRRNSINAWTDAVQRCGSATFSVRHLAPTRVVVAVVGDIDALNARDLGRYVERHVRMSKQLILDLRAVEFAGAQAFTALYYVSVHCARRDVDWIIMGSERVRRLLSICDPDGELPIVDDLAAGLSRLDHLAQCRYQAAGAG; encoded by the coding sequence ATGGCGGCCTTGGGCAGCGTCAAACGGCGCAATTCAATCAACGCATGGACCGATGCCGTGCAACGTTGCGGAAGCGCGACGTTCTCAGTCCGCCACCTGGCTCCAACCAGGGTCGTGGTCGCCGTCGTAGGCGACATCGACGCGCTCAACGCCCGGGACCTGGGTCGATATGTTGAGCGGCATGTCCGGATGTCGAAGCAGCTGATACTTGACCTTCGGGCCGTTGAGTTCGCCGGCGCGCAAGCGTTTACGGCGCTGTACTACGTAAGCGTGCACTGCGCTCGCCGCGACGTGGACTGGATCATCATGGGCAGCGAAAGGGTGCGGCGCCTGCTGTCGATCTGTGACCCAGACGGCGAGTTGCCGATCGTGGACGACCTGGCCGCTGGGCTGTCGCGATTGGACCACCTGGCGCAGTGCCGCTACCAGGCCGCTGGCGCGGGTTGA
- a CDS encoding aminotransferase class I/II-fold pyridoxal phosphate-dependent enzyme encodes MDQSQTPLLDGLLNYRELNRYGFTPPGHRQGLGVDERVMKVLGDQPFRDDVLASGGLDDRRMSNNYLKDAESLMAAAVGAESAWFSTCGSSLSVKAAMMAVAGGDGGLLVGRDSHKSIVAGLIFSGVQPYWVSPRWDAERHFSHPPSPEDIDAAWDKHPDAAGALIVSPSPYGTCADLAAIADVCHDRGKPLIVDEAWGAHLPFHEDLPTWAMDAGADVCVVSVHKMGAGFEQGSVFHLQGDLVDPDRLSACADLLMTTSPNVLVYAALDGWRRHMVEHGHELLSAAIDLAKILREELNRISGLSVLEDELIGKEASHDLDRMQVLMDVSATGTSGYQAADWLREHAHIDVGMSDHRRILATLSYADGKETAGRLLEALHAWRSAADDFDKPTPMKLPSPDELELETVMLPRDAFFAHVEQIPADKAPGRISAEQMTPYPPGIPAVVPGERLNNAVVDYLRSGHAAGMNIPDAADPSLDTFRVVAQ; translated from the coding sequence ATGGATCAGTCGCAGACTCCGCTGCTCGATGGCCTACTGAATTACCGCGAGCTGAACCGCTACGGTTTCACCCCACCGGGGCACCGCCAGGGCCTCGGCGTCGACGAACGCGTGATGAAGGTTCTCGGTGACCAGCCGTTCCGCGACGACGTGCTGGCCAGCGGCGGACTCGACGACCGCCGGATGTCCAACAACTACTTGAAGGACGCCGAGAGCCTGATGGCCGCCGCGGTGGGCGCCGAGTCGGCGTGGTTCTCGACGTGTGGAAGCTCGTTGTCGGTGAAGGCCGCAATGATGGCGGTCGCCGGCGGTGACGGCGGCCTGCTGGTCGGGCGCGACAGCCACAAATCGATCGTCGCCGGCCTGATCTTCTCCGGTGTGCAACCGTATTGGGTCAGTCCACGGTGGGACGCCGAAAGACACTTCTCGCATCCACCGTCGCCTGAGGACATCGACGCCGCGTGGGACAAACATCCGGACGCCGCCGGCGCCCTCATCGTCAGCCCCAGCCCCTACGGCACCTGTGCAGACTTGGCCGCAATCGCTGACGTATGCCACGACAGGGGAAAACCGCTGATCGTCGACGAGGCATGGGGAGCGCACCTGCCGTTCCACGAAGATCTGCCGACCTGGGCGATGGACGCGGGCGCCGACGTTTGCGTTGTCAGCGTCCATAAGATGGGCGCAGGCTTCGAGCAGGGATCTGTGTTCCATCTTCAGGGTGACCTGGTGGATCCCGACCGTCTCTCGGCATGTGCTGATCTGCTGATGACTACCAGCCCCAACGTGCTTGTTTACGCGGCGCTGGACGGTTGGCGGCGTCACATGGTCGAGCACGGGCACGAATTGTTAAGCGCCGCAATTGACTTGGCAAAGATCCTGAGAGAGGAGCTCAACCGGATATCCGGCCTTTCGGTGCTCGAAGACGAGCTTATCGGCAAGGAGGCATCGCACGACCTGGACCGGATGCAGGTGCTGATGGACGTGTCGGCAACCGGGACGTCGGGCTACCAGGCCGCCGATTGGTTGCGCGAACATGCGCACATAGACGTCGGCATGAGTGACCACCGTCGCATCCTGGCGACGCTCTCCTACGCCGACGGCAAGGAAACTGCCGGCCGGCTACTCGAGGCGCTGCACGCGTGGCGCTCTGCCGCGGACGACTTTGACAAGCCGACGCCAATGAAACTGCCATCGCCCGACGAACTGGAACTGGAGACGGTGATGCTCCCCCGCGACGCCTTCTTTGCTCACGTGGAACAGATACCCGCGGACAAGGCCCCGGGCCGCATCTCCGCCGAGCAGATGACGCCATATCCGCCGGGCATCCCCGCGGTAGTCCCGGGCGAACGTCTCAACAATGCCGTTGTCGACTACCTTCGCAGCGGACATGCCGCGGGCATGAACATCCCCGACGCTGCCGACCCGTCACTGGATACGTTCCGCGTGGTAGCGCAATGA
- a CDS encoding MerR family transcriptional regulator, which yields MARDYFATKGQVLVSEDSAARSGRGVYGISVAAELSGVGEQSLRLYEERGLLAPARTAGGTRRYSDDDLARLQRITELLDAGVNVAGVGQILDLQDRNTQLESDNTALKSDNVRLRGDHASKGK from the coding sequence GTGGCAAGGGACTATTTCGCGACCAAGGGGCAGGTTTTGGTGAGTGAGGATTCGGCAGCCCGATCGGGGCGCGGGGTGTACGGCATCTCGGTGGCGGCTGAGCTGTCCGGTGTCGGTGAGCAGTCCCTGCGGCTTTATGAGGAGCGCGGACTGCTGGCCCCAGCGCGCACCGCCGGAGGCACCCGCCGATACAGCGACGACGATCTTGCCCGCCTGCAGCGCATCACCGAGTTGCTCGACGCCGGGGTCAACGTGGCCGGCGTCGGACAGATCCTGGACTTACAAGATCGCAACACCCAACTCGAATCCGACAACACTGCACTGAAATCCGACAATGTCCGGCTTCGCGGGGATCACGCGAGCAAGGGCAAGTAA
- a CDS encoding Hsp20/alpha crystallin family protein codes for MMLMRTDPFRDLDRWTQQVLGTTARPAVMPMDAWREGDAFIVEFDLPGVKADSVALDVERNVLTVRAERPGLDQGREMVSAERPRGVFSRQLFLGETLDTDQIQANYQDGVLRLSIPVAEKAKPRRIPIATSQEKEAISA; via the coding sequence ATGATGTTGATGCGTACCGACCCATTCCGTGATCTCGACCGCTGGACCCAACAAGTGTTGGGTACTACTGCACGCCCGGCGGTGATGCCGATGGATGCTTGGCGCGAAGGCGACGCCTTCATCGTCGAATTCGATCTGCCCGGAGTTAAGGCCGACTCAGTCGCATTGGACGTCGAACGCAACGTGCTGACTGTGCGCGCCGAACGTCCCGGCCTGGACCAGGGTCGGGAAATGGTCTCTGCGGAGCGACCGCGAGGGGTGTTCAGTCGCCAGCTGTTCCTGGGCGAGACCCTCGACACCGACCAGATTCAAGCCAATTACCAGGACGGGGTCCTGCGATTGAGCATTCCGGTCGCCGAGAAGGCCAAACCGCGCCGCATACCGATCGCGACGAGCCAGGAAAAGGAAGCCATCAGCGCCTAA
- a CDS encoding J domain-containing protein, translating to MIEDHNPYAVLGVTPVATAAEINHAFRAKLRDVHPDTRRPAAGGVAGDTQLRGLIAAYHLLRDPQDRARYDHNARIAAATSARQPHQRPSPSFSFDVAAVSVGPQIIPVTQPRRQAPARCPLWAGPVRRHRDHQGFG from the coding sequence ATGATCGAAGATCACAATCCCTACGCCGTGCTGGGGGTGACTCCGGTCGCCACGGCCGCAGAGATCAACCACGCGTTTCGCGCCAAGCTGCGCGACGTCCATCCCGACACGCGTCGTCCCGCCGCTGGTGGCGTGGCCGGTGATACACAGTTGCGAGGACTCATTGCCGCCTACCACTTGCTGCGCGATCCGCAGGATCGTGCCCGGTACGACCACAACGCCCGCATAGCTGCGGCGACTTCCGCGCGGCAACCACACCAACGCCCGAGTCCGTCATTCTCATTCGACGTCGCTGCGGTTTCTGTTGGGCCCCAGATTATCCCGGTCACCCAACCCCGCAGGCAAGCACCCGCCAGGTGTCCGCTATGGGCCGGGCCGGTCCGCCGTCACCGGGATCACCAGGGATTTGGCTGA
- a CDS encoding ANTAR domain-containing protein produces MEAACASASAIANQLESNWQEHRARFGSVEQAIDAAASSNASQEPIDPFTRTQVHVAAGMVAVQLGISSDEAVDRLRAHAYAYARRLSSVAADIIARRLTLSDQDDMSSG; encoded by the coding sequence GTGGAGGCGGCGTGCGCAAGTGCGTCCGCGATCGCGAACCAGCTGGAATCCAACTGGCAGGAGCACCGCGCCCGCTTCGGCAGCGTAGAACAAGCGATTGATGCGGCAGCCAGCAGCAATGCGTCCCAGGAACCCATCGATCCGTTCACCCGCACTCAAGTCCATGTGGCTGCCGGGATGGTTGCCGTCCAATTGGGCATCAGCTCCGACGAGGCGGTGGACCGTCTGCGGGCGCATGCCTACGCGTACGCCCGGCGCCTATCGTCGGTAGCCGCCGACATCATCGCGCGCAGATTGACGTTGTCGGATCAGGACGACATGTCAAGCGGCTGA
- a CDS encoding peptidase M42, translating into MGNPGKGNSVTDVRAHGLDRGLLKELLTTYGPCGQEDAVRDICHRELEPLADQTWVDAAGNLVGFFRGADGPPVRVMAHMDELSMIVKRVEADGSLHVTQLGTMYPGNFGLGPVAILGQRETLCGVLTLGSEHTTQESPRIWETKPDQAGKAMDWMHVYVFTGRQPEELTAAGVRTGTRVCVHTSKRDLVEFGDYLGCYFMDDRAAITALVQVGRQLSGNEGRLPGDVYLVFTTNEEIGGSGGSYASRTLPGDLTVAVEVGPTEAEYGTSCAGGPIVAYSDAECVYDKVVADRLMDIAIGQGLSPQPAVLGAFESDASHSKAGGLSARAGLLCLPTLSTHGYEVLSRDAIGAVADVLVEFVTGPA; encoded by the coding sequence ATGGGGAATCCAGGCAAGGGGAACAGCGTGACAGATGTGCGGGCGCACGGCCTGGACCGCGGACTGCTGAAAGAGTTGTTGACCACCTACGGCCCCTGCGGTCAGGAGGACGCGGTCCGCGACATTTGTCACCGCGAACTCGAACCACTCGCAGATCAAACGTGGGTGGATGCGGCCGGAAACCTGGTCGGCTTCTTCCGAGGCGCTGACGGCCCGCCGGTCCGCGTGATGGCGCACATGGACGAATTGTCGATGATCGTCAAACGCGTCGAAGCCGACGGTTCGCTGCACGTGACACAGCTGGGAACCATGTATCCGGGCAACTTCGGCCTCGGCCCCGTCGCCATCCTCGGTCAGCGCGAAACTCTCTGCGGGGTCCTCACTTTGGGTTCAGAACACACAACTCAGGAAAGCCCACGCATCTGGGAGACCAAACCCGACCAGGCCGGCAAGGCGATGGACTGGATGCACGTCTATGTCTTCACCGGTCGGCAGCCTGAGGAGTTGACTGCCGCAGGCGTGCGAACCGGCACAAGAGTCTGCGTCCACACGAGCAAGCGGGATCTCGTGGAGTTCGGCGATTATCTGGGTTGTTACTTCATGGACGACCGCGCCGCGATCACGGCGCTGGTCCAGGTGGGGCGCCAGTTGTCCGGCAACGAGGGCCGACTACCCGGCGACGTCTATCTGGTGTTCACAACCAACGAGGAGATCGGTGGTTCTGGCGGCTCCTACGCCAGCAGGACGCTTCCCGGCGACCTAACGGTCGCCGTCGAGGTTGGTCCGACCGAAGCGGAGTACGGAACGAGTTGCGCCGGGGGTCCGATCGTGGCCTACAGCGACGCCGAATGCGTCTACGACAAAGTCGTCGCCGACCGATTGATGGATATCGCGATCGGACAAGGGTTGTCTCCGCAACCGGCGGTTCTCGGTGCTTTCGAATCGGATGCCTCGCACTCGAAGGCCGGCGGCCTTTCTGCCCGCGCTGGACTGCTGTGCCTCCCGACACTGAGTACTCACGGATACGAGGTCCTTTCACGCGACGCAATCGGTGCCGTGGCCGATGTTCTGGTCGAGTTCGTCACCGGTCCGGCGTAG